A window of the Tunturibacter empetritectus genome harbors these coding sequences:
- the pth gene encoding aminoacyl-tRNA hydrolase, with protein MKLIVGLGNPGIEYQFTPHNAGFLAVDRIADDCGVVLSNRRGRALTAKARLRGHEVLLAKPETYMNLSGLSVAALVHELEIAIPSEDLIVLYDELAFPLGRLRISANGRANGHNGVKSISGALGTEEWLRIRIGVGKPALEDGREIKAGGRDYLLSQFRKQELAKLDEVLDRVEDAVEMVLTEGVSAAMNRFNRRPDDPENGSDVSKEK; from the coding sequence GTGAAGTTGATTGTCGGTCTCGGCAACCCCGGTATCGAGTATCAGTTCACGCCGCACAACGCTGGCTTTCTTGCAGTGGATCGCATCGCGGACGACTGCGGCGTGGTCCTCTCCAATCGCCGGGGACGGGCTCTCACAGCGAAGGCAAGGCTTAGAGGACACGAGGTTCTGCTGGCCAAACCTGAGACGTACATGAATTTGAGCGGGCTTTCGGTAGCCGCGCTGGTTCACGAGCTTGAGATTGCAATCCCGTCGGAGGACCTGATCGTCCTCTATGACGAGCTTGCATTTCCGCTGGGCAGGCTTCGCATCAGCGCGAACGGCAGGGCGAACGGGCATAACGGAGTGAAGTCGATCTCCGGTGCGCTTGGAACGGAAGAGTGGCTGCGCATTCGGATCGGCGTTGGGAAACCGGCGCTTGAGGATGGTAGAGAGATTAAGGCCGGCGGCAGAGATTATCTGCTGTCGCAGTTTCGCAAGCAGGAGCTTGCGAAGCTGGATGAGGTGCTCGACAGGGTCGAAGATGCTGTCGAGATGGTGTTGACCGAAGGGGTCAGTGCCGCGATGAACAGGTTTAACCGTCGGCCAGATGATCCGGAGAATGGATCGGACGTGTCGAAGGAGAAGTAA
- the ggt gene encoding gamma-glutamyltransferase: MPAGTRVFAATVGLALVTNSLGAQTVASASEEPVRAKHAMVVTIHHDATDAGLAILKQGGNAIDAAVTVAFTLAVVYPQAGNLGGGGFMLIRTRHGQTHFLDYREKAPAAASRDMYLDEQKNVVPGLSTVGYKASGVPGTVAGLVYAQSHFGKLTLQQDMAPAIHLATDGYVLSAEEAQNLHSKMLTRFPTSALIFQRDGNFYKEGGTFKQPLLAATLTRIAANPDDFYKGEMAKQIASFEQAGGGLITAADLAAYQVKDREPVKGAYHGYKIITAPPPSSGGIVLMEILNILSTYDLPRLGPDRSAPQVHIITEAFRRAYMDRADYLGDPDFTPQPLKQMANPAYAAAWRSSIQPYSPTPSKDLVRPAGFMPPPPQLQPVAHESTQTTHFSIVDADGNAVSNTYTLNGTFGSGVTVDGLGFLMNNEMDDFASKMGEPNMYGLIQGPANSIAPGKRPLSAMTPTIVTTKVGLFRRARVAYVLGTPGGSTIITTVANDLLSCVDNGLNIQQAADAPRFHHQYLPDRLDLEKKFSPDVAEQLKAMGYNVNRLAVADEHNPGTWGDSELIAVDPKTHELLGGHDNRRNYGKAAGY; encoded by the coding sequence ATGCCCGCTGGCACCCGTGTCTTCGCAGCTACCGTCGGACTAGCCCTCGTTACAAATTCGCTCGGAGCGCAAACCGTCGCTTCAGCCTCCGAAGAGCCGGTTCGCGCGAAGCATGCGATGGTCGTCACGATTCACCATGACGCGACCGACGCCGGCCTCGCCATCCTGAAGCAGGGAGGCAACGCGATCGACGCGGCTGTAACCGTCGCGTTTACGCTCGCCGTCGTCTACCCCCAGGCGGGAAATCTCGGCGGCGGCGGCTTCATGCTGATCCGCACCAGGCATGGTCAGACTCACTTCCTCGACTACCGCGAAAAAGCCCCTGCTGCTGCCAGCCGCGATATGTACCTGGACGAGCAGAAAAACGTAGTTCCCGGCCTCTCCACAGTTGGTTATAAAGCGTCCGGTGTCCCTGGCACTGTCGCAGGGCTCGTCTATGCGCAGAGCCACTTCGGCAAGCTGACGCTGCAACAGGACATGGCACCGGCGATCCACCTGGCCACCGATGGCTATGTGCTCTCAGCAGAAGAGGCGCAGAATCTCCACAGCAAAATGCTCACGCGCTTCCCGACTTCGGCACTCATCTTCCAGCGCGACGGCAACTTCTACAAGGAAGGCGGTACGTTCAAGCAGCCTCTGCTGGCTGCAACGCTGACGCGAATCGCTGCGAATCCCGACGACTTCTACAAAGGCGAGATGGCGAAACAGATCGCCTCGTTTGAACAGGCCGGCGGAGGGCTTATTACTGCTGCTGATCTCGCGGCTTACCAGGTGAAGGATCGCGAGCCGGTAAAAGGTGCCTACCACGGTTACAAAATTATTACTGCACCTCCACCCTCGTCCGGCGGCATCGTTCTGATGGAGATCCTCAACATCCTCTCGACCTACGATCTGCCCAGGCTGGGTCCGGACCGGTCTGCGCCGCAAGTTCACATCATCACCGAGGCCTTTCGTCGCGCCTACATGGATCGCGCCGACTATCTCGGCGATCCTGACTTTACGCCGCAGCCTCTCAAACAGATGGCAAACCCTGCCTACGCGGCGGCATGGCGCAGCTCGATTCAACCCTACTCGCCGACGCCGTCCAAAGATCTGGTTCGGCCCGCGGGCTTCATGCCACCTCCACCGCAGCTTCAGCCCGTCGCGCACGAGTCGACCCAGACGACACATTTTTCTATCGTCGATGCTGATGGCAATGCCGTCTCCAACACCTATACGCTCAACGGCACCTTCGGATCGGGCGTGACAGTGGACGGCCTCGGCTTCCTGATGAATAACGAGATGGACGACTTCGCCTCCAAGATGGGCGAGCCGAATATGTACGGGCTGATCCAGGGCCCCGCCAACTCGATTGCTCCCGGCAAGCGCCCGCTCTCTGCGATGACGCCCACCATCGTCACGACGAAGGTCGGCCTCTTTCGCCGCGCAAGAGTGGCCTACGTTCTGGGCACTCCCGGCGGCTCGACCATTATCACTACCGTGGCAAATGACCTGCTCAGCTGCGTCGACAACGGACTAAATATTCAACAAGCTGCCGACGCGCCGCGCTTTCATCACCAATATCTTCCGGATCGTCTCGACCTTGAAAAGAAGTTCTCGCCCGACGTCGCAGAGCAACTCAAAGCAATGGGCTACAACGTGAATCGCCTTGCCGTCGCTGACGAACACAACCCCGGCACCTGGGGCGATAGCGAGCTCATCGCAGTCGACCCCAAGACTCATGAGCTATTGGGCGGCCACGATAACCGCCGCAACTACGGTAAAGCTGCGGGCTATTGA
- a CDS encoding ABC transporter permease: MATTNLPKPSSFDRTLASARSTMMFSEVARLAVDSFRASKTRFLLTMLGMVIGSMSIILVATLGSTGKQYALDQLTSIGPNKVELQYGGGNVSGPENTSTPDYMTLDDLHAVLDQVPGIVASSPMLEYHDNVSLGGGITKQTTLLGVSPEYRVVRNLIIVSGRFFDDQDELAHEKVAVIVKPFAEELYGSANAAVGKTISIKGIPFVVIGVFREAFDTYGQSEISDHTMLVPYPVVRYFTGTNTLKEIFFTMRSASMVVPASDHILEIVRSRHYAGSVYTAATLTDLLTSMAKIADMLTIVLTLGAGITMIVSGVGIMNSMLANVQSRLKEIGIRKALGATSREIRMQFLTEAVFLSLSGGIIGTILGLAIPFTLGLLTPFKIPINPWSVVFSLGSSVLVGVLFGTLPANRAARLDPVQTLKYE; encoded by the coding sequence ATGGCAACCACGAACCTTCCCAAACCGAGCTCATTCGACCGTACGTTGGCCAGCGCGCGTTCGACCATGATGTTCAGTGAGGTTGCGAGGCTGGCGGTCGACAGCTTCCGCGCAAGTAAGACGCGGTTTCTGCTTACCATGCTCGGCATGGTCATCGGCTCGATGTCGATTATTTTGGTTGCGACGCTTGGATCCACCGGTAAACAGTATGCGCTGGATCAGTTGACCAGCATCGGACCCAACAAGGTTGAACTGCAGTACGGCGGCGGAAACGTCAGCGGCCCCGAAAACACCAGCACCCCGGACTACATGACGCTCGATGATCTTCATGCTGTTCTTGATCAGGTTCCGGGCATCGTCGCATCGTCTCCCATGCTGGAGTATCACGACAATGTGAGCCTAGGAGGCGGCATCACGAAGCAGACAACGTTGCTTGGCGTGTCTCCGGAGTATCGGGTCGTGCGCAATCTCATCATTGTGTCCGGCCGCTTTTTTGACGATCAGGATGAGCTTGCCCACGAGAAGGTCGCCGTGATCGTCAAGCCATTCGCTGAAGAGTTGTATGGCAGCGCAAACGCGGCCGTCGGAAAGACGATCAGCATCAAAGGCATTCCGTTCGTCGTCATAGGGGTATTCAGAGAGGCGTTTGACACCTATGGACAGTCAGAGATCAGCGACCACACCATGCTTGTGCCCTACCCTGTGGTGCGTTACTTTACCGGCACCAATACGTTGAAAGAGATCTTCTTCACCATGCGAAGCGCGTCCATGGTGGTTCCAGCCAGCGATCATATTCTCGAGATCGTCCGGTCGCGTCACTATGCGGGCTCGGTCTACACCGCCGCTACACTGACCGATCTTCTCACCAGCATGGCGAAGATCGCCGATATGCTAACCATCGTGCTCACGCTGGGCGCAGGCATCACGATGATCGTGAGCGGCGTCGGCATTATGAACAGCATGCTCGCCAACGTGCAGTCGAGGCTGAAAGAGATTGGGATCCGCAAGGCGCTGGGTGCGACGAGCCGCGAGATTCGAATGCAGTTTCTGACCGAAGCTGTTTTTCTCTCGTTGAGCGGCGGGATCATTGGGACTATTCTCGGCCTTGCGATTCCCTTTACCCTTGGCCTGCTCACACCGTTCAAGATCCCGATCAACCCCTGGTCGGTAGTGTTTTCGCTGGGAAGTTCAGTGCTGGTTGGGGTGCTCTTTGGAACGCTGCCAGCAAACCGTGCAGCACGGCTTGATCCTGTTCAGACGCTCAAGTACGAATAG
- a CDS encoding sugar phosphate isomerase/epimerase family protein yields MMQPGISTHVFLPQRLHPGLLDSLHKSGAQVIEIFAARHHFDYTDRAAVRDIATWFNSTGVGATLHQPLYISDRADAQWSRHVAPNLNLIDPEKSRRIAAMDEVKRALESAEQIPISACTLHLGYKDDAWNLRALENSLTAIEHLKAFAHPLGVRILLENLQNEITTPEHLLEILKVGHFDRVGVTLDVGHAHLSAPPDGSQPNKGIDEAFELLKPRIAELHLHDNLGQRDDHLWPGTASPGSLSIDWKNVAKHIASLPANTPGILEIAHELEETPESAITKATQAFDLLRRTTEAAANN; encoded by the coding sequence ATGATGCAACCCGGAATCTCCACCCACGTCTTCCTGCCCCAGCGTCTTCACCCAGGCCTGCTCGACTCCCTGCACAAATCCGGCGCTCAGGTCATCGAGATCTTCGCCGCCCGCCACCACTTCGACTACACCGACCGTGCCGCCGTCCGGGACATCGCCACCTGGTTCAACTCGACCGGCGTGGGAGCCACCCTTCACCAGCCCCTCTACATCAGCGACCGCGCCGATGCCCAGTGGTCCCGCCACGTCGCCCCCAATCTCAACCTCATCGACCCCGAAAAGTCCCGCCGCATCGCTGCCATGGACGAGGTCAAGCGCGCCCTCGAGTCCGCCGAGCAAATTCCCATCTCCGCCTGTACCCTTCATCTTGGCTACAAGGACGACGCCTGGAACCTCCGCGCCCTCGAGAACTCCCTCACCGCCATCGAGCACCTCAAAGCCTTCGCCCACCCCCTCGGTGTCCGCATCCTGCTCGAAAATCTCCAGAACGAGATCACCACACCCGAGCACCTCCTCGAGATCCTCAAGGTCGGCCACTTCGACCGCGTAGGCGTCACCCTCGACGTCGGTCACGCGCATCTTTCAGCACCCCCCGACGGTAGCCAGCCCAATAAGGGTATCGACGAAGCCTTTGAGCTTCTCAAGCCCCGCATCGCCGAGCTTCACCTTCACGACAACCTCGGCCAGAGGGACGATCACCTCTGGCCCGGCACCGCGAGTCCCGGAAGTTTGAGTATCGACTGGAAAAATGTCGCAAAACACATCGCCTCCCTCCCAGCCAACACCCCCGGTATCCTCGAGATCGCCCACGAACTTGAAGAGACCCCCGAATCCGCAATCACCAAAGCCACGCAAGCCTTCGACCTCCTCAGGCGAACCACCGAAGCAGCGGCGAATAATTAG
- the rpsF gene encoding 30S ribosomal protein S6 produces MNRTYEIMFIVRPDVEEAELDKLIEGFSANVTNGGGEIKSVEKMGRRRLAYTVRKFNDGFYVLLNVAAAGSLITEIERRLRVSEQVIKFITVRMDEEEKRLAKVKAIRDTKVKRSAQPIAAPVQAPAAAPDADSAKSETEEEKKPVAAAPVEHVTSDAPPETVSTAV; encoded by the coding sequence ATGAATCGTACCTACGAAATCATGTTCATCGTCCGTCCGGATGTTGAAGAAGCCGAACTCGACAAGCTGATTGAAGGCTTCTCCGCGAACGTCACCAATGGTGGCGGTGAAATCAAGAGCGTCGAGAAGATGGGCCGTCGCCGGCTCGCCTACACTGTCCGCAAGTTCAACGACGGCTTCTACGTCCTGCTGAACGTCGCCGCAGCCGGTTCGCTGATCACCGAGATCGAGCGTCGCCTCCGCGTCTCCGAGCAGGTCATCAAGTTCATCACCGTTCGCATGGACGAAGAAGAGAAGCGTCTCGCGAAGGTAAAGGCCATCCGCGACACCAAGGTCAAGCGTAGCGCCCAGCCGATCGCAGCACCTGTTCAGGCCCCTGCCGCAGCACCTGACGCCGATTCAGCAAAGTCTGAGACCGAAGAAGAGAAGAAGCCAGTTGCAGCAGCTCCCGTTGAGCACGTCACCTCCGACGCGCCGCCCGAGACTGTCTCCACCGCGGTCTAA
- the rplI gene encoding 50S ribosomal protein L9 produces MEVILKEDVNKLGHRGDVVKVADGYGRNYLLPEKLAIEATLANKAVIEQMKSSAVRKSAKEKAGAEQLATQLSEVELVFERKVGENEHLFGSVTSGDIAHQLEAKGFTIDRRKISLEEPLKTIGEYHVPVKLHREVTSHVKVTVKGDQPEAEAAATTTTA; encoded by the coding sequence ATGGAAGTCATTCTGAAGGAAGACGTAAACAAGCTCGGACATCGCGGCGACGTGGTCAAGGTCGCTGACGGCTACGGGCGCAACTATCTGCTGCCGGAGAAGCTCGCCATCGAGGCGACCCTCGCCAACAAGGCAGTCATCGAACAGATGAAGTCATCGGCGGTTCGCAAGTCCGCCAAGGAGAAGGCTGGAGCCGAGCAGCTGGCCACCCAACTCTCTGAGGTTGAGCTTGTGTTCGAGCGCAAGGTCGGCGAGAACGAGCATCTGTTCGGCTCGGTCACCTCGGGCGATATCGCGCACCAACTCGAAGCCAAGGGCTTCACTATCGACCGTCGCAAGATCTCCCTCGAGGAGCCGCTGAAGACGATCGGCGAGTACCACGTTCCCGTGAAGCTGCACCGCGAGGTCACCAGCCACGTCAAGGTGACGGTCAAGGGCGATCAGCCGGAAGCCGAAGCAGCAGCCACCACCACCACCGCGTAA
- a CDS encoding ribose-phosphate diphosphokinase, which produces MNERNTTAVLSPISEQAEETETSSQPANAPSTQGGQTKGPQGPQGPRVSEPAPEKKRPGRLADDKRIKIFCGSSNKALAEEICKFVGVPLGETRLQRFSDGEVHFQLLENVRGADVFLVQPTCFPVDQHLVELLIMMDALKRASAGRITVVIPYYGYARQDRKDRPRVAITSKLVADLLTTAGANRALLVDLHAAQIQGFFNIPVDHLFASPVLVSYFRELDLPNLTVVSPDAGGVERARFFAKKLDVPLAIVDKRRTDINVTEVMNVIGDVQGRTCLILDDIIDTAGTLVKTVDALLAEGAEKVYACATHPVLSGPAVERIAASRLEQLIVTNTIPLREDALKVEKIKVLSIAGLLGRAIESIHMETSVSTLFN; this is translated from the coding sequence GTGAACGAACGAAACACGACTGCGGTTCTTTCCCCTATTTCAGAGCAGGCTGAAGAGACAGAAACGAGCTCTCAGCCTGCGAACGCGCCTTCTACGCAGGGCGGACAGACTAAAGGACCTCAAGGCCCACAGGGGCCGCGGGTATCAGAACCAGCTCCGGAAAAAAAGCGCCCGGGCCGGCTGGCAGATGATAAGCGCATCAAGATTTTTTGCGGATCTTCGAATAAGGCTCTGGCCGAGGAGATCTGCAAGTTCGTCGGTGTGCCGCTGGGCGAGACCCGGTTGCAGAGATTCTCCGACGGCGAGGTTCATTTTCAACTGCTCGAGAACGTTCGCGGTGCGGATGTCTTTCTCGTGCAGCCTACGTGTTTCCCGGTCGATCAGCACCTTGTTGAGCTGCTGATCATGATGGATGCGCTCAAGCGCGCCTCAGCTGGACGGATCACGGTTGTGATTCCCTACTATGGCTACGCCCGGCAGGACAGAAAAGACCGTCCGCGCGTTGCCATTACGTCGAAGCTGGTTGCCGATCTTCTGACCACCGCCGGGGCAAACCGCGCTCTGCTCGTCGATTTGCACGCAGCCCAGATTCAGGGGTTCTTCAATATCCCGGTGGATCATCTGTTTGCCAGCCCGGTGCTGGTGAGCTACTTCCGGGAGCTTGACCTGCCCAATCTGACGGTAGTTTCGCCGGACGCAGGGGGCGTGGAGCGTGCGCGCTTCTTTGCCAAGAAGCTGGATGTACCGTTGGCCATCGTCGACAAGCGGCGGACCGACATCAATGTCACCGAGGTAATGAACGTTATCGGCGATGTACAGGGCCGGACATGCTTGATCCTCGACGACATCATCGACACCGCCGGAACTCTGGTGAAGACGGTGGATGCGCTGCTGGCCGAGGGCGCGGAAAAAGTTTATGCGTGCGCGACGCATCCGGTGCTCTCGGGCCCGGCGGTCGAGCGTATCGCAGCCTCACGATTGGAGCAGTTGATCGTGACCAATACCATCCCTCTGCGCGAAGATGCGCTGAAGGTGGAGAAGATTAAAGTGCTTTCGATCGCAGGCCTGCTTGGCCGCGCCATCGAGAGTATTCACATGGAGACCAGCGTCAGTACGCTGTTCAACTAG
- a CDS encoding 50S ribosomal protein L25 produces MASSTMEAVVATPREGKFNKNAARRVRVAGKIPAVVYGAGQDAVAVAVDPKVITKILHSDSGHNTIFDLNVEGSAIVKAMIVDWQNEPIKGHLLHIDLKRIAMDKMMTVSVPIQLVGIPVGVKSQGGILEHVMREVEVECLPNDIPSHLDVDVSNLELHGIIHVSDLPHSGSLKFLEDENATVAHVTIIKEEVVAVEAVVVAPTEPEVAKKGKTDAAAPAAPAADAKDAKKK; encoded by the coding sequence ATGGCATCATCCACTATGGAAGCAGTCGTCGCAACGCCCCGCGAGGGCAAGTTCAACAAGAACGCCGCTCGTCGCGTTCGTGTCGCAGGCAAAATTCCGGCGGTCGTCTACGGCGCAGGCCAGGACGCAGTCGCCGTTGCGGTAGACCCTAAGGTCATCACCAAGATTCTCCACTCCGACTCGGGCCACAACACCATCTTCGATCTCAACGTCGAAGGTTCCGCGATCGTCAAGGCCATGATCGTCGACTGGCAGAATGAGCCCATCAAGGGCCACCTGCTGCACATCGACCTGAAGCGCATTGCGATGGACAAGATGATGACCGTTTCGGTGCCGATCCAGTTGGTTGGCATTCCTGTCGGCGTCAAATCGCAGGGTGGCATCCTCGAGCATGTCATGCGGGAAGTTGAAGTTGAGTGCTTGCCAAACGATATTCCGAGCCACCTCGACGTCGACGTTTCTAACCTCGAGCTGCACGGCATCATCCACGTCTCTGACCTGCCGCACTCGGGCAGTCTCAAGTTCCTCGAAGACGAGAACGCGACCGTTGCGCACGTCACCATCATCAAGGAAGAGGTTGTGGCAGTCGAAGCAGTCGTTGTTGCACCGACTGAGCCAGAGGTCGCCAAGAAGGGCAAGACAGATGCAGCCGCTCCTGCTGCTCCTGCTGCCGATGCCAAGGACGCGAAGAAGAAGTAG
- the rpsR gene encoding 30S ribosomal protein S18 gives MADETSTQSTEHHAPTPRPSHSGPGAGPRTPRPAGAPGGGPGGRKFFRRKKVCKFCTEKIDAISYRDVRLLQGFVAERGKIVPRRLTGVCTRHQRKLSLAIKQSRNIALLAFAARF, from the coding sequence ATGGCTGACGAAACCAGCACGCAATCCACTGAGCACCACGCACCAACACCCCGCCCATCGCACTCTGGCCCCGGCGCAGGTCCTCGCACCCCACGCCCCGCAGGCGCACCCGGCGGCGGTCCTGGCGGCCGAAAGTTCTTCCGTCGCAAGAAAGTCTGCAAGTTCTGCACCGAGAAGATTGACGCCATCTCCTACCGCGACGTTCGCCTGCTTCAGGGCTTCGTTGCCGAGCGTGGCAAGATCGTTCCCCGTCGCCTGACCGGTGTCTGCACTCGCCACCAGCGCAAGCTCAGCCTGGCCATCAAGCAGTCGCGCAACATCGCCCTGCTCGCCTTCGCTGCACGCTTCTAA
- a CDS encoding SGNH/GDSL hydrolase family protein, which produces MTGSTRLIVTGCIGMWCGAGYGQVGTAPETPAQTSMQTPAVGPTSTKVPVVGTPVEMAKQIATLQAKLADWPGLDRYKADNEGLAPVAEGEQRVVFYGDSITDAWGRSPTTGEFFPAKPYVNRGISGQTTPQMVVRFRQDVIGLHPAAVLILAGTNDIAGNTGPMTAQMTEDNFRSMIDLAKSNGIKVIVASILPAADYPWKRGLEPALKIKTLNDWLRGYCINHSVTYLDYYSAMVGPDGGMKPGLSSDGVHPNAQGYAIMTPLAQAAIDKALNK; this is translated from the coding sequence ATGACGGGTTCTACACGGCTGATTGTGACTGGATGTATCGGGATGTGGTGTGGGGCGGGGTATGGGCAGGTTGGGACGGCTCCGGAGACGCCAGCGCAAACGTCAATGCAGACTCCTGCCGTGGGACCAACTTCGACTAAGGTGCCGGTGGTTGGGACGCCAGTGGAGATGGCGAAGCAGATTGCCACGCTACAGGCTAAGCTTGCGGATTGGCCGGGGTTGGATCGGTATAAGGCCGACAATGAAGGACTGGCTCCGGTGGCGGAGGGAGAGCAACGGGTGGTGTTCTATGGAGACTCGATTACGGACGCATGGGGACGATCCCCAACTACGGGAGAGTTCTTCCCTGCGAAGCCATATGTGAATCGGGGGATCAGCGGGCAGACCACGCCGCAGATGGTGGTGCGGTTTCGGCAGGATGTGATCGGCCTGCATCCGGCGGCGGTTTTGATTCTGGCCGGGACAAATGACATTGCTGGAAATACAGGGCCGATGACCGCGCAGATGACGGAGGATAACTTCCGGTCGATGATCGATCTCGCGAAGTCGAATGGGATCAAGGTGATTGTGGCTTCGATTCTTCCGGCGGCAGATTACCCATGGAAGCGGGGACTGGAGCCAGCGCTGAAGATCAAGACATTAAACGACTGGCTAAGGGGATACTGCATCAACCACTCGGTGACGTATTTGGACTATTACTCCGCGATGGTGGGGCCGGATGGCGGGATGAAGCCAGGTCTCAGCAGTGATGGGGTGCATCCGAATGCGCAGGGGTATGCGATTATGACACCGCTGGCGCAGGCAGCGATCGATAAGGCGCTGAATAAGTAG
- a CDS encoding 4-(cytidine 5'-diphospho)-2-C-methyl-D-erythritol kinase → MSTRVRSYSKINLGLAIGPVRSDGFHGLTTLYQTLDLHDFVTVKARRASATRISLTTNHPFVPRDGRNTAWRMVERALVRLGITAEVEINIDKRLPVQGGVGAGSANAATALLGLEKELGEALPGVERLKLATEIGSDVPLFLLGGAVLGLGRGEQVVPMPDLPRTWCVVAVPAVGVSTPAAFKEWDARREVEAERHVVDKNTVSASEEGELGEGHGVTRVLGLTSDPQVDRLHQLSLAYSSLSARTGVSLTRKTDDSRPGTSGIVRDPNPEKKQGLPGENQADARNDLAENTLLALVRTGIGSDGLQNDFEEVVFPQYPSLRITKRQLMGSDLGSSGLDSSAIYAALSGSGSALFGLYRSERDAKAAQLRVQSSGVQALLTETLPRAEYWNRMFAE, encoded by the coding sequence ATGTCTACGCGTGTTCGTTCGTATTCGAAGATCAATCTGGGGTTGGCGATCGGGCCGGTGCGTTCGGATGGCTTTCATGGTCTGACGACTCTCTACCAGACGCTGGACCTGCACGATTTCGTCACGGTGAAGGCGAGGCGAGCGTCCGCAACCAGGATCTCGCTGACGACCAACCATCCGTTTGTTCCTCGCGATGGACGGAACACCGCCTGGCGGATGGTGGAGCGGGCACTGGTTCGATTGGGAATCACCGCAGAGGTCGAGATCAATATAGATAAGAGGCTCCCCGTTCAAGGGGGAGTGGGAGCCGGTTCCGCCAACGCTGCGACGGCCCTGTTGGGCTTGGAAAAGGAGCTTGGCGAAGCTCTCCCGGGAGTCGAAAGGCTGAAACTGGCGACGGAGATCGGGTCGGATGTGCCCTTGTTTCTGCTCGGTGGGGCTGTTCTGGGACTCGGCCGGGGGGAGCAGGTTGTGCCGATGCCGGACCTTCCCAGAACCTGGTGTGTCGTCGCGGTACCCGCAGTGGGCGTCTCAACGCCAGCGGCTTTTAAAGAGTGGGATGCGCGGCGGGAGGTGGAGGCAGAGCGGCATGTGGTTGATAAAAATACGGTTAGCGCATCAGAAGAAGGGGAGTTGGGGGAGGGCCACGGCGTCACTCGGGTGCTGGGGTTGACTTCCGATCCTCAAGTTGATAGGCTACATCAGTTGAGTCTAGCTTACTCATCCCTCTCTGCCCGAACTGGCGTTAGCCTAACGAGAAAGACAGACGATAGTAGGCCCGGCACCTCCGGTATCGTTCGCGATCCTAATCCTGAGAAAAAACAGGGTTTGCCTGGTGAAAATCAGGCTGACGCGAGGAACGATCTGGCCGAGAATACCCTTCTCGCGCTTGTCCGCACCGGGATTGGAAGCGATGGTCTTCAGAATGACTTTGAAGAGGTCGTCTTTCCTCAGTATCCCTCCTTGCGAATAACCAAGCGTCAATTGATGGGTAGTGATTTGGGCAGTTCCGGTCTAGATAGCTCTGCTATTTACGCGGCTCTGTCAGGTTCTGGCTCTGCTCTGTTTGGACTTTACCGGTCCGAGCGGGATGCCAAGGCAGCTCAACTGCGCGTCCAGTCCTCTGGGGTCCAAGCTCTCCTTACGGAGACCTTGCCTCGAGCCGAGTACTGGAACAGAATGTTCGCGGAGTGA
- a CDS encoding SGNH/GDSL hydrolase family protein, which produces MKTSTWALVGSMALITATGCTPMVARVERPEDVEIMRAKLADWPQLGRYRVDNATLEPVPAGEQRIVFYGDSVTDFWGRREDTGEFFPGKPYINRGIIGQTTAQMVLRFRQDVIDLHPDAVVILAGTNDIGVKTGPMTPEMTEDNFRSMAELAKANGIQVILASITPTLDYPWRRGLAPVPKIKALNDWLREYCVEHSLTYLDYYSAMVDATGGMKPGISFDGLHPNAKGYAIMTPLAQAAIDKTLGRR; this is translated from the coding sequence ATGAAGACTTCGACATGGGCGCTCGTGGGGTCTATGGCGCTGATTACCGCTACTGGGTGCACGCCGATGGTGGCTCGGGTGGAAAGGCCGGAGGATGTGGAGATCATGCGGGCGAAGCTGGCGGATTGGCCACAGCTGGGGCGATACCGTGTGGACAATGCGACCCTTGAACCGGTTCCTGCGGGAGAGCAACGGATTGTATTTTATGGGGACTCGGTTACGGACTTCTGGGGTCGGCGCGAGGACACGGGGGAGTTTTTTCCTGGCAAACCTTATATCAATCGGGGCATCATCGGACAGACTACAGCTCAGATGGTGTTGCGGTTTCGGCAGGATGTGATCGATCTGCACCCGGACGCGGTGGTTATTCTAGCGGGGACAAACGACATCGGGGTAAAGACGGGGCCAATGACACCCGAGATGACCGAAGATAACTTCCGTTCGATGGCGGAGCTGGCAAAGGCGAACGGAATTCAAGTGATTCTGGCGTCTATTACGCCGACTCTGGACTATCCCTGGAGGAGAGGCCTGGCTCCAGTGCCGAAGATCAAGGCGCTGAACGACTGGCTGCGGGAGTATTGCGTGGAGCACTCGTTGACGTACCTGGATTATTACTCGGCTATGGTGGACGCAACGGGAGGAATGAAACCGGGGATAAGCTTCGACGGGTTACATCCGAACGCGAAGGGGTATGCGATTATGACGCCACTGGCGCAGGCAGCGATCGATAAGACGCTGGGTCGTCGATAA